From the genome of Niabella agricola, one region includes:
- a CDS encoding glycoside hydrolase family 97 protein, protein MQNKICFILLLLLTGASAAAQTGAILKSPDGNTMFRLLVNKGGTIDYTVSYMGKEVVRPSALGLEGWQKDLAPDAARFFSMDRWWTPVYGERSRVRNRYRAKLFSFRKKGGTPQTMLIEVRAYNEGIAFRYSFPKNGTEPAMIGIGKEFTEFALPEGTQAWFTDHAQGSYRLLPLNKWPSQAERPLTVQLKDGIYAALVEAEVVDYCRTKFVLHPAKPNTVTCAMFDPVALPTPFATPWRVIMIAQKPTELLANNDLLLNLNPPCAIKNTSWIRPGKVMREITLSTGGAKALVDFAVKRQLQYIHFDAGWYGHEYDSAADATRVNVDPKRNPVNDLNMPEVIRYAKKQGIGVFLYVNQIALAKQLDSLLPLYQQWGVAGIKFGFVNVGSYKWTKWLHEAVKKCAQYQLMVDIHDEYRPTGFSRTYPNLLTQEGVRGNEEMPDATNNTVLPFTRFLAGAADYTICYYHRPELKRQLAETQNPRVLKTTSGHQLALPVVYYSPLQFMYWYDKPADAQDEPELEFFDQVPTVWDDTKVLDGAIGAYVTIARRSNRDWFVGSITNNDSRHIKIDCSFLTPGKKYIAAIYYDDPVSPVRTRISIKRRPVDSTTVLEATLLPSGGQAIWIRPVK, encoded by the coding sequence ATGCAAAATAAAATATGCTTTATCCTTTTATTATTGCTGACCGGAGCATCGGCAGCTGCCCAAACCGGTGCCATATTAAAATCACCGGATGGAAACACTATGTTCCGGCTCCTTGTCAATAAGGGCGGAACTATTGATTATACCGTGTCCTATATGGGAAAAGAAGTGGTGCGGCCTTCTGCACTGGGCCTTGAAGGGTGGCAAAAGGACCTGGCTCCTGATGCGGCCCGGTTTTTTTCGATGGACCGTTGGTGGACGCCGGTCTACGGCGAACGGAGCCGCGTGCGCAACCGGTACCGGGCGAAGCTTTTTAGCTTCAGGAAAAAAGGCGGCACTCCGCAAACCATGCTGATAGAAGTGCGGGCTTATAATGAAGGCATTGCGTTTCGTTATAGTTTTCCGAAGAACGGTACGGAACCTGCAATGATCGGGATCGGTAAGGAGTTTACAGAATTTGCACTTCCGGAAGGAACGCAGGCCTGGTTTACAGATCATGCACAGGGAAGCTACCGGTTATTGCCCCTGAACAAATGGCCCTCCCAGGCCGAAAGGCCGCTTACGGTACAGTTAAAAGACGGGATCTATGCAGCGCTGGTGGAAGCGGAAGTGGTAGATTACTGTCGCACAAAATTTGTACTCCACCCTGCAAAGCCGAATACAGTAACCTGTGCGATGTTTGACCCAGTAGCGCTTCCAACGCCTTTTGCTACTCCCTGGCGGGTGATCATGATCGCGCAAAAACCCACGGAGCTCCTTGCCAACAATGACCTGTTGTTGAACCTCAATCCGCCCTGTGCTATCAAAAATACCAGCTGGATCAGGCCCGGCAAGGTAATGCGGGAGATAACGCTCTCCACCGGCGGGGCAAAGGCCCTGGTAGATTTTGCCGTAAAACGGCAGCTGCAATATATTCATTTTGATGCGGGCTGGTACGGACATGAATATGATTCGGCTGCTGATGCAACAAGGGTGAATGTAGATCCCAAAAGGAACCCGGTAAATGATCTGAACATGCCGGAAGTGATCCGGTATGCGAAGAAGCAGGGGATCGGCGTTTTTTTATATGTAAACCAGATCGCCCTTGCAAAACAGCTGGATAGCTTGCTGCCTTTATACCAGCAATGGGGTGTGGCCGGAATCAAGTTTGGTTTTGTAAATGTGGGTTCCTACAAGTGGACCAAATGGCTGCATGAGGCAGTAAAAAAATGCGCACAATATCAGTTGATGGTAGACATTCATGATGAATACAGGCCAACGGGCTTTAGCAGAACCTATCCCAACCTGCTCACACAGGAAGGGGTCAGGGGCAATGAAGAAATGCCGGATGCCACCAATAACACCGTGCTTCCCTTTACCCGGTTCCTGGCCGGTGCCGCTGACTATACGATATGTTATTATCATCGTCCGGAGCTGAAGCGGCAGCTGGCTGAAACACAAAACCCAAGGGTACTCAAAACGACTTCGGGGCACCAGCTGGCATTGCCGGTAGTGTATTACAGCCCGCTGCAGTTTATGTATTGGTACGATAAGCCGGCAGATGCGCAGGATGAACCGGAACTGGAATTTTTCGACCAGGTACCAACGGTATGGGATGATACAAAAGTGCTCGATGGAGCCATTGGTGCATATGTAACCATCGCCCGAAGAAGTAACCGCGATTGGTTTGTAGGAAGTATTACCAATAATGACAGCCGGCACATTAAAATCGATTGCTCCTTTCTTACACCCGGAAAAAAATATATAGCCGCTATTTATTACGACGATCCGGTGTCGCCGGTGCGTACCAGGATATCGATAAAGAGGCGGCCGGTTGATTCAACTACTGTACTGGAGGCAACGCTGCTTCCCTCCGGGGGACAAGCCATCTGGATCCGTCCGGTGAAGTAA